Proteins from a genomic interval of Clostridium cochlearium:
- a CDS encoding sodium-dependent transporter: MKTEVTQNTQEAAKFESKWGFVLACVGSAVGMANVWGFPYKLGSNGGGAFLVAYLIFIVLFSYVGLSAEYAIGRRAKTGTLGAYENAWKSGGKEGIGKVVGWLPLAGSMCIAIGYAVIISYVLKGWTQSVTGTLMTVDTGIWFESFSMTNYSVVPYHLIVVIGTLLTLTLGADSIEKSNKIMMPLFFILFVILAIRVALLPGSVEGYKFMFIPRWEALKDPMVWIWAMGQAFFSLSVTGSGMIVYGAYLSESEDIIDGAKNTAIFDTIAAMVAALVIIPACFAYNVDVGAGPGLLFVTLPKILQDIPGGRIFAIILFTAVVFGGVSSLQNMFEVVGESLMYKFPKLKRIPMLILLCVICFGIGVNMEPIFRWGPWMDLISIYIIPIGATLGAISWFWIMKKEDLLNEINLGAKKKQGDLWYNMGKYLYVPFAAILCLVALFMKVSF, translated from the coding sequence ATGAAAACTGAAGTTACTCAAAATACTCAAGAGGCTGCTAAGTTTGAATCCAAATGGGGATTTGTACTAGCATGTGTAGGTTCCGCTGTGGGTATGGCTAATGTTTGGGGATTTCCATACAAATTAGGTAGCAACGGTGGTGGAGCATTTTTAGTAGCTTATCTTATATTCATAGTTCTTTTTAGTTATGTAGGCCTTTCTGCAGAATATGCCATTGGTCGTAGAGCAAAAACTGGTACACTTGGTGCCTATGAAAATGCTTGGAAATCTGGTGGTAAAGAAGGAATTGGTAAAGTTGTAGGGTGGCTTCCTCTTGCAGGTTCTATGTGTATAGCAATAGGTTATGCAGTAATCATTTCATATGTACTTAAAGGTTGGACTCAATCTGTTACTGGTACTCTTATGACTGTAGATACAGGTATATGGTTTGAATCATTTTCTATGACAAATTACTCAGTTGTACCATATCATTTAATAGTTGTTATAGGAACATTGCTTACACTGACTCTTGGTGCAGATAGTATTGAAAAGTCTAATAAAATTATGATGCCATTGTTTTTTATATTATTTGTAATTCTGGCTATTCGTGTAGCTTTATTACCAGGATCAGTGGAAGGATATAAATTTATGTTTATTCCAAGATGGGAAGCTTTAAAAGATCCAATGGTTTGGATTTGGGCTATGGGGCAAGCTTTTTTCTCTTTATCTGTAACTGGTAGTGGAATGATTGTATATGGTGCATATCTATCAGAGAGTGAAGATATTATAGATGGAGCCAAAAATACTGCTATATTTGATACCATAGCAGCAATGGTAGCAGCATTGGTTATTATACCAGCTTGTTTTGCATATAATGTAGATGTTGGTGCAGGTCCAGGACTTCTTTTTGTAACTTTACCTAAAATACTGCAAGACATACCAGGAGGTAGAATATTTGCAATAATATTATTTACAGCAGTAGTATTTGGTGGAGTTTCATCCCTACAAAATATGTTTGAAGTAGTTGGGGAATCATTAATGTATAAATTTCCTAAATTAAAACGTATCCCTATGTTAATATTACTTTGTGTAATTTGTTTTGGTATAGGAGTTAATATGGAACCTATATTTAGGTGGGGACCATGGATGGATCTTATATCCATATACATTATTCCAATCGGAGCAACCTTAGGTGCCATATCGTGGTTCTGGATTATGAAAAAGGAAGATCTACTTAATGAAATTAACTTAGGAGCTAAAAAGAAACAGGGGGATTTATGGTATAATATGGGCAAATACCTTTATGTACCATTTGCAGCAATATTATGTTTAGTTGCATTATTTATGAAAGTATCATTTTAA
- a CDS encoding GntR family transcriptional regulator yields MLINKKTLSDQIYDILKMEILKRKIPFGTKLVNRALQKRFGVSSSPIRDAINRLNQDGLITSIDKTGATVVDFDYDFFLEVNEVLLYVVNTGIKLSFEKSDTEEVCKHLEEYLLLQEKCIGTDEFYDYDYKFHKTFIEYSRNTRLKKIFKEYNVLHEMLVRSYYEPETFQIQEDSIKMHKQIINAFRDKDYQLAMILTEEHYKGAEQIFKKILQQRKEELEEEDSCD; encoded by the coding sequence GTGTTAATTAACAAAAAAACTTTAAGTGATCAAATTTATGATATATTAAAAATGGAAATATTAAAAAGAAAAATTCCTTTCGGAACAAAACTTGTAAATAGAGCATTACAAAAGAGATTTGGAGTTAGTTCATCGCCTATTAGAGATGCTATAAATCGTTTGAATCAAGATGGACTTATTACATCTATTGATAAAACTGGAGCTACAGTAGTTGATTTCGATTATGATTTTTTTCTTGAAGTTAATGAAGTGCTTTTATATGTAGTCAATACTGGTATAAAATTATCTTTCGAAAAATCTGATACTGAAGAAGTTTGTAAGCATTTAGAAGAATATTTATTACTTCAAGAAAAGTGTATAGGAACTGATGAATTCTATGATTACGATTATAAATTTCATAAAACATTTATTGAATACTCTAGAAATACTAGATTAAAAAAGATTTTTAAAGAATATAATGTCCTTCATGAAATGCTTGTAAGAAGTTATTATGAACCTGAAACGTTTCAAATTCAAGAAGATAGTATTAAAATGCATAAGCAAATAATAAATGCATTTAGAGATAAGGATTACCAATTAGCAATGATACTTACTGAAGAACATTATAAAGGTGCCGAACAAATCTTTAAGAAAATACTTCAGCAAAGAAAAGAAGAATTGGAAGAAGAGGATTCTTGTGATTAA